A window of Primulina tabacum isolate GXHZ01 chromosome 4, ASM2559414v2, whole genome shotgun sequence contains these coding sequences:
- the LOC142541768 gene encoding uncharacterized protein LOC142541768, whose amino-acid sequence MASLQVLQLCCNQLMGIIPTETGFLKKLNVLALERNKLSGQIPASLGNLGMLKRVYLNSNKLSGPIPVGLANLPELEVLDVQNNTLSGFVPLSLRRLNEGFHFDNNPGLCGAGFSSLRACSSWDNTNINQTY is encoded by the exons ATGGCTAGTCTTCAAG TGCTGCAGCTTTGTTGTAACCAGTTGATGGGGATCATCCCTACAGAGACGGGATTCTTAAAAAAACTAAATGTTCTTGCACTGGAAAGAAATAAATTATCAGGGCAGATTCCTGCCAGCTTGGGGAATTTGGGAATGTTAAAAAGAGTATACTTGAATTCCAATAAGCTCTCAGGTCCAATTCCTGTTGGATTAGCCAATCTTCCTGAATTGGAGGTTCTTGATGTACAAAACAACACGCTTTCTGGATTTGTCCCACTTT CCTTGAGGAGGTTAAACGAAGGATTCCATTTTGATAACAATCCTGGTTTATGCGGTGCGGGTTTTTCTTCATTGAGAGCTTGCAGTTCTTGGGACAATACGAACATCAACCAAACCTACTGA